Proteins co-encoded in one Gossypium arboreum isolate Shixiya-1 chromosome 11, ASM2569848v2, whole genome shotgun sequence genomic window:
- the LOC108470569 gene encoding pentatricopeptide repeat-containing protein At5g48730, chloroplastic, whose amino-acid sequence MASLCSHPHTFLPAVNRPPSPSLKPLRVSPVSASKSETSAPNEDEEEETRSLTVSERGREKGRLVIAEELKQRETRGRREEVNRKIASRKAISVIMRREATKAFIEKKRGPNNSKKLLPRTVLEALHERITALRWESALKVFELLREQLWYRPNAAIYIKLIVLLGKCKQPDKAYELFQAMSDEGCVMNHEAYTALLSAYSRSGLFDKAFSLLEEMKDTPICHPDVQTYSILIKSCLQVFAFDKVRALLSDMASRGIRPNTVTYNTLIDAYGKAKMFQEMEMTLVEMLRGKDCEPDVWTMNSTIRAFGSSGQIETMEKCYEKFQSAGIQPNIKTFNILLDSYGKTGNYEKMSAVMEYMQKYHYSWTIVTYNVVIDAFGRAGDLKQVEYLFRLMRSERIKPSCVTLCSLVRAYGQAGKAEKIAGVLRIIENSDVTLDIVFFNCLVDAYGRMGCFAEMKGVLEMMKQKGYKPDKITYRTMIKAYSISGMTSHAKELRNLVESAAGSSLGMPKPDFRQPEYYRSYY is encoded by the exons ATGGCCTCTCTCTGCAGTCACCCCCACACATTTCTACCCGCTGTCAATCGGCCACCGTCGCCTAGCCTTAAGCCCCTCCGGGTTTCGCCCGTATCCGCTTCCAAATCCGAAACATCTGCTCCAAACGAAGACGAAGAAGAGGAAACGAGGAGCTTAACGGTGAGTGAGAGAGGAAGAGAAAAGGGAAGACTTGTAATTGCCGAGGAATTGAAGCAGAGAGAGACGAGAGGGAGGAGAGAAGAAGTGAACAGGAAGATAGCTTCAAGGAAGGCTATTTCCGTCATTATGCGAAGAGAGGCCACCAAGGCTTTTATCGAAAAAAAGAGAGGACCCAACAATTCCAAGAAGTTGCTTCCGAGGACTGTTCTTGAAGCCCTTCACGAGAGAATCACTGCTTTGCGTTGGGAATCTGCTCTTAAG GTTTTTGAGTTACTACGGGAGCAGCTTTGGTATAGACCCAACGCTGCTATATACATCAAGCTTATTGTTTTGCTTGGGAAATGCAAGCAGCCTGATAAAGCCTATGAGCTCTTTCAGGCTATGAGCGATGAAGGTTGTGTTATGAACCATGAAGCCTACACTGCTCTCTTGTCTGCCTACAGTCGTAGCGGTCTCTTTGATAAAGCATTTTCCCTTTTAGAGGAGATGAAAGACACTCCTATTTGTCACCCTGATGTGCAGACCTACTCCATCCTCATCAAATCATGCCTGCAGGTTTTTGCCTTTGATAAAGTACGCGCCTTGCTTTCCGACATGGCAAGTCGGGGAATCAGGCCCAACACAGTTACATACAACACCCTTATCGATGCCTACGGCAAAGCAAAAAT GTTTCAAgagatggaaatgacactcgtgGAGATGCTTAGAGGGAAGGATTGTGAACCAGATGTTTGGACCATGAACTCCACAATTAGAGCCTTTGGCAGCAGTGGGCAAATTGAAACCATGGAGAAGTGTTACGAGAAGTTTCAGAGTGCTGGTATCCAGCCCAATATTAAGACATTCAACATTCTGCTAGATTCTTATGGAAAAACTGGAAACTACGAGAAGATGAGTGCTGTAATGGAATATATGCAAAAATACCATTACTCGTGGACGATTGTTACCTACAATGTAGTGATAGATGCCTTTGGAAGGGCTGGTGATTTGAAACAGGTGGAGTATTTGTTTAGGCTAATGCGGTCAGAAAGAATCAAGCCTAGTTGTGTCACACTTTGCTCTCTAGTAAGGGCTTATGGTCAAGCTGGGAAAGCTGAAAAAATCGCTGGTGTTTTGCGGATCATTGAGAATTCGGATGTAACATTGGACATTGTGTTCTTCAACTGTCTAGTGGATGCTTACGGTAGGATGGGATGCTTTGCAGAGATGAAGGGGGTGCTTGAAATGATGAAGCAAAAAGGATATAAACCTGATAAGATCACATATAGAACCATGATTAAGGCTTACTCTATCAGTGGTATGACTAGCCATGCAAAGGAGCTTCGCAATCTTGTTGAGTCAGCGGCAGGGTCATCTTTGGGGATGCCAAAGCCTGATTTCCGACAACCAGAATATTACAGGTCATATTACTGA
- the LOC108471021 gene encoding uncharacterized protein LOC108471021 isoform X1 translates to MGKGNKEGTSKQFRWTKLMEHLFFEILAKEAQKPFNTFKAVSINRVAEAISERFQVQCDVKHVENHLRIVKNQWQIICTIRGESGFGWDNNMKMITCDRATYDAAVKVAHKKYEPFLNKIIDHYDEMTLVVGKDMATGSFARTFVDIDLDDSNQDLVPIDCNNEETEEVRTKVSSSGTSKCTRKNAQASAVDEQIKFVGEQLGKIANALEQFTAGKTPHLYEEVMSMEVEGFDDNFICSVFDYLVSHESEAKVFLVKSKKHRKIWLQKISQC, encoded by the exons ATGGGTAAGGGTAACAAAGAAGGGACCTCCAAGCAATTCAGGTGGACAAAACTGATGGAACATCTTTTTTTTGAAATTCTAGCTAAGGAGGCCCAGAAACCTTTTAATACTTTCAAAGCAGTTTCTATTAATCGAGTTGCCGAAGCTATTTCTGAAAGATTTCAAGTCCAATGTGATGTGAAGCATGTGGAAAATCATTTGAGGATTGTAAAAAACCAGTGGCAGATTATATGCACAATCCGGGGTGAAAGTGGTTTTGGATGGGAtaataacatgaaaatgatcacATGTGATAGAGCGACATATGATGCAGCAGTGAAG GTGGCacacaagaagtatgaaccatttttgaataaaatcATTGATCATTACGATGAAATGACTTTGGTTGTTGGCAAAGATATGGCAACAGGGAGTTTTGCTAGAACATTTGTTGATATAGATTTGGATGATAGCAACCAAGATTTAGTGCCTATAGACTGCAACAATGAAGAGACTGAAGAGGTAAGAACAAAAGTATCTTCATCTGGCACATCCAAATGTACAAGAAAAAATGCTCAAGCAAGTGCCGTtgatgaacaaattaaatttgtgggtgaacaacttggcaaaattgctaatgcTTTGGAACAATTTACTGCGGGTAAGACACCACATCTTTACGAAGAAGTGATGTCGATGGAGGTAGAAGGATTTGATGATAACTTCATCTGTTCTGTGTTTGATTATCTAGTGAGTCATGAATCCGAGGCCAAAGtttttttagttaaaagtaagaagcatagaaaaatttggcttcaaaaaATTTCTCAATGTTGA
- the LOC108471021 gene encoding uncharacterized protein LOC108471021 isoform X2, whose amino-acid sequence MKMITCDRATYDAAVKVAHKKYEPFLNKIIDHYDEMTLVVGKDMATGSFARTFVDIDLDDSNQDLVPIDCNNEETEEVRTKVSSSGTSKCTRKNAQASAVDEQIKFVGEQLGKIANALEQFTAGKTPHLYEEVMSMEVEGFDDNFICSVFDYLVSHESEAKVFLVKSKKHRKIWLQKISQC is encoded by the exons atgaaaatgatcacATGTGATAGAGCGACATATGATGCAGCAGTGAAG GTGGCacacaagaagtatgaaccatttttgaataaaatcATTGATCATTACGATGAAATGACTTTGGTTGTTGGCAAAGATATGGCAACAGGGAGTTTTGCTAGAACATTTGTTGATATAGATTTGGATGATAGCAACCAAGATTTAGTGCCTATAGACTGCAACAATGAAGAGACTGAAGAGGTAAGAACAAAAGTATCTTCATCTGGCACATCCAAATGTACAAGAAAAAATGCTCAAGCAAGTGCCGTtgatgaacaaattaaatttgtgggtgaacaacttggcaaaattgctaatgcTTTGGAACAATTTACTGCGGGTAAGACACCACATCTTTACGAAGAAGTGATGTCGATGGAGGTAGAAGGATTTGATGATAACTTCATCTGTTCTGTGTTTGATTATCTAGTGAGTCATGAATCCGAGGCCAAAGtttttttagttaaaagtaagaagcatagaaaaatttggcttcaaaaaATTTCTCAATGTTGA